The Kluyvera intermedia genome includes the window GTTTGTCTGCCTGAAGGCGGCGGACGTGTCGTCGATGAAATCTGCGCCAACCTACCGTGTTTACGCCACCTTCGATAACATCGGCGGCCTGAAAAGCCGTTCGCCGGTGCGTATTGGTGGCGTGGTGATTGGGCGTGTCGCCGATATCTCACTGGATCCAAAAACATACTTACCGCGTGTGGCTATCGACATTGAAGACAGCTATGACCATATTCCCGATACCAGTTCGCTGGCGATTCGTACTTCGGGCCTGCTGGGCGAGCAGTACCTGGCGCTGAACGTAGGTTTTGAAGACCCGGAACTGGGAACGTCTATCCTTAAAGACGGCAGCATCATCCAGGATACTAAATCAGCAATGGTGCTCGAAGATTTGATTGGTCAGTTCCTTTACAACAGTAAAGGCAGCGACAATCAGAATTCAGGCGATGCGAAAACGTCAACTGACGAACATACTGATACGGCAGCGCCTGCTACTGGCTCGACGAATTAATCTCAGGAGATACTCGACATGTTTAAACGTTTACTGATGGTCGCCATGCTGGTGATTGCGCCATTAACGGCAGCCACGGCGGCAGACCAGACTAACCCTTACAAGCTGATGAACGAAGCGGCGCAGAAAACATTCGATCGCCTGAAGACCGAACAACCGAAGATTCGTTCTAATCCTAACTACCTGCGTGATGTTGTTGATCAGGAACTCCTGCCGTATGTGCAGGTGAAATATGCCGGTGCACTGGTTCTTGGCCGCTACTACAAAGACGCGACTCCAGCACAGCGTGAAGCTTACTTCATCGCGTTCCGTGAATACCTGAAACAGGCTTACGGCCAGGCGTTGGCGATGTATCACGGTCAGACTTATCAGGTTGCTCCAGAACAATCGTTGGGTGATGCCACGATCGTTCCTATCCGTGTGACCATCAACGATCCGAATGGTCGCCCGCCGGTACGTCTGGACTTCCAGTGGCGTAAAAATACCCAGACGGGTAACTGGCAGGCTTACGACATGATTGCGGAAGGGGTGAGCATGATCACCACCAAACAAAATGAGTGGAGCGATCTGCTGCGTACCAAAGGTATCGATGGTCTGACTGCACAGCTGAAAGCTATCTCTGCACAGCCAATTACCCTGGAACAGAAAAAATAATGGCCGAACAGTTAAGCTGGACACGCGAAGGCGAACGCCTGGCGCTGCACGGTGAGTTGGATCAGGACTTTCTGGTGTCTCTATGGGACGCCAGAAAGGACGCAACGCAGGGTGTATCAGTGATTGATCTCAGTGGCTTGAGCCGCGTGGATACGGCGGGTCTGGCACTGCTGGTGCATCTGGTCGATCTGATTCGTGCCGAGGGCCGGACGGCGAGCCTCGAAGGCGTAAGCGAAAAAGTGGCCACCCTGAAAGGGTTATATAATCTGCCTGAAGATATGATCCCTTAAAAATTTCAGTACGTTATTGCTTCCAATATTCTTAAAGCCCCATCAATCTCAAGGATGGGGCTTTTTGCTTGTTTAAGACTGCGCCACTTTCCTCTAAGATGTGGGGCTGTTTTCACTCTCAAATGAAATGCGAACCTATGGAAAATAATGAAATTCAGACCGTGCTGATGAACGCACTCTCCCTTCAGGAAGTTCTCGTTTCTGGTGATGGCAGCCACTTCCAGGTGATTGCTGTGGGTGAGATGTTTGATGGCATGAGCCGGGTTAAGAAGCAGCAGACTATCTATGGCCCGCTGATGGAGTACCTTGCGGACAACCGCATCCATGCCTTGTCGATCAAAGCGTATACCCCGCAAGAGTGGGCACGCGATCGCAAACTCAACGGTTTTTGAGCCAGGGGAAAAGTGGCATCACTTTTCCGGTGGCGAACGTGAATACTTAACAGAGATTAGATTTGATGGATAAATTTCGTGTGCAGGGGCCGACCCGCCTTCAGGGTGAGGTCACCATTAGTGGTGCTAAAAATGCTGCCCTGCCGATTCTTTTTGCCGCTTTGCTGGCAGAAGACCCGGTTGAGATCCAGAACGTACCAAAACTGAAAGATGTTGATACTTCCATGAAGCTGTTGACGCAGCTGGGTGCGAAGGTTGAGCGCAATGGTTCAGTATGGATTGACGCAAGTTCGGTGAACGTATTTTGTGCACCATACGATCTGGTGAAAACCATGCGTGCTTCTATCTGGGCGCTGGGCCCGCTGGTGGCGCGTTTTGGTCAGGGGCAGGTTTCTCTGCCTGGCGGCTGCACCATTGGTGCGCGTCCGGTTGACCTGCACATTTCTGGCCTGGAGCAGTTAGGCGCGGAAATTAAACTGGAAGAAGGCTACGTCAAAGCGTCCGTTAATGGTCGTCTGAAAGGTGCACATATCGTGATGGACATGGTCAGCGTTGGCGCGACCGTCACCATCATGGCTGCTGCTACGCTGGCGGAAGGGACTACTGTTATCGAAAACGCCGCGCGTGAGCCGGAGATCGTCGATACTGCGAACTTCCTCAACGCCATGGGCGCGAAGGTGACAGGTCAGGGCACCGACCGTATCACTATCGAAGGCGTTAAGCGTTTGGGCGGCGGTGTTTATCGCGTTCTGCCTGACCGTATTGAAACCGGCACCTTCCTGGTGGCGGCGGCGATTTCCGGTGGCAAAATTGTCTGTCGTAACGCTAAACCTGACACGCTGGATGCGGTGCTGGCTAAGCTTCGTGAAGCCGGCGCTGATATTGAAGTCGGTGAAGACTGGGTCAGCCTGGATATGCACGGCAAACGCCCGAAAGCAGTCAATGTGCGTACCGCGCCACATCCTGCATTCCCGACCGACATGCAGGCGCAGTTCACCTTGCTGAACCTGGTGGCAGAAGGTACCGGTGTTATCACCGAAACGGTATTTGAAAACCGCTTTATGCACATTCCGGAGCTTATACGTATGGGCGCGCGTGCGGAAATTGAAAGCAATACCGCAATTTGTCACGGCGTTGAGCAGCTCTCCGGCGCTCAGGTCATGGCAACCGACCTGCGTGCATCTGCAAGCCTGGTCCTGGCGGGCTGCATCGCTCAGGGCACTACGATCGTTGACCGTATCTATCACATCGACCGTGGCTATGAGCGCATTGAAGATAAGCTCAGCGCGCTAGGCGCGAATATCGAGCGTATTAAGGGCGAGTAATCGCGACACGTGATAAACGCCCTCTGGCCTGTCTGGAGGGCGTTATTTTGCCTCTACAGATCGACGCATTGCTTTCGTTCTATCAATAAACTCATGGGTTATTGGATCGTGATAGCGCGATGGCCAGATTATCCACGGTTCGGTTTCAAGCACCTTTGCAATAATCACTTCACCTTTCGGCCATGGGCGGGATAGCACGTTGGCTAACGTCGACGAACTGAGGCCGTTCTTACGTGATTCTGCGGCCATCGACGTCCCTTTTTTGTGTAACCCCGCGATAATATCTGCCGGATGCCAATCGATAAACTTATCCATACTTCCTCCCTGAGAATACTGTTTAAATCATCATGTCGAATGAGGAATGTACTGTATCGCTCTTTTCAGTAACTTTCTAAAAAGTTCTAGTAAGTTTCTTTAAATTCGGAATAAGTTAATTTTTGCCATCAAAAATGGGCATTTTGGGCATTTTCAGGAAATTTCCCGCGCGAGTGTGCGCGGGAACAGATTTTAACGATCGCGTTGAACGGCGATATGGGCGAGGGCGATCAGCGCCTCACGGTATTGAGTATCTGGCAGAGGGGAGAGGGCGGCAATGGCTTTATCGGCTTCTTCTTCGGCACGCTGACGCGTCCATTCCAGAGAACCACACGCTGCCATCGCTTCAAGCACCGGTTCAAGCAGATGACGCCCGTTGCCTTGCTCAATCGCACCGCGAATCATAAGCGCCTGTTCTGGCGTACCGTTACGCATAGCGTGCAGCAAAGGCAGGGTAGGTTTGCCTTCGTTAAGATCATCACCGACGTTTTTACCCAGTGTTTCGCCATCAGCGCTGTAGTCGAGTAAATCATCGATCAGCTGGAAAGCGGTGCCCAGATAGCGGCCATAGTCCTGTAGCCCTTTCTCCTGCTCTGATGTGCAGTTAGCGAGTAGACCAGAGCATTGCGCCGCTGCTTCAAACAGGCGCGCAGTTTTACTGTAGATCACGCGCATGTAGTTTTCTTCGGTAATGTCCGCATCGTTGACGTTCATCAACTGAAGAACTTCACCTTCAGCAATGACGTTTACCGCTTCAGACATCACTTCCAGCACTTTCAGCGAACCGAGGCTGGTCATCATCTGAAATGCGCGCGTGTAAATGAAGTCGCCAACCAGCACGCTGGCCGCGTTCCCAAAGGCAGCATTCGCCGTTGCCTTGCCACGGCGCATATCCGACTCATCGACGACGTCATCGTGCAACAAGGTCGCGGTATGAATAAATTCGATAAGCGCGGCAATATTGACATGGGCATTGCCCTGATAGCCAACGGCGCGAGCGGCAAGCACGGCAATCATCGGGCGGATACGTTTTCCGCCACCGCTGACGATGTAATAGCCTAGCTGATTGATCAACTGGACATCCGAGTTGAGCTGCTCAAGAATCGTCGCATTGACACCCGCCATATCCTGCGCGGTTAACTCATTGATTTGTTGTAAATTCATCGCAAAAGCCGGGCTTAGTGTCCTGTTTACCATTTATCCATACAGGATAATGAAGGTTTTACGTTAGCGTTGTGACTACGATTGTACTGAAAAAACGCCTCAGATAAACGTTGTCGTGCCGGTTGTCTTTTTTTTCTGCATCTATTGATGGTAGCACTTGTCAAAGGCTCGCGTTTTGCGTAATATTCGCGCCCTATTGTGAATATTTATAGCGCACTCTGAATCACATAAAGTTGTGCGCGGAAGCGGAGTTTATATGTACGCGGTTTTCCAAAGTGGTGGTAAACAACACCGAGTAAGCGAAGGTCAGACCATTCGCCTGGAAAAGCTGGACATCGCAACTGGCGAATCTATCGAATTCGCTGAAGTTCTGATGATCGCAAACGGTGAAGAAGTCAAAATCGGCGTTCCTTTCGTTGATGGCGGCGTAATCAAAGCTGAAGTTGTTGCTCATGGTCGTGGCGAGAAAGTTAAAATCGTTAAGTTTCGTCGTCGTAAACACTACCGTAAGCAGCAAGGCCATCGTCAGTGGTTCACTGATGTGAAAATCACTGGCATCAGCGCTTAAGTTAAGGGGAGCAGATTAAATGGCACATAAAAAGGCTGGTGGCTCGACTCGTAACGGTCGCGACTCAGAAGCTAAACGTCTGGGCGTAAAACGCTTCGGCGGCGAATCCGTTCTGGCTGGTAGCATCATCGTTCGTCAACGTGGTACTCAGTTCCACGCTGGTTCTAACGTAGGCTGCGGCAAAGACCACACACTGTTTGCTAAAGCAGACGGTAAAGTGAAATTCGAAGTGAAAGGCCCGAAAAACCGTCGTTTTATCAGCATTGTTGCTGAATAAGTTTTTCGCGTCCCGGTAACGGATGAAAGCCCCGCAACGTGTTGCGGGGCTTTTTACATTCGACGCCAGGAAAATGATGGGTAGTACCACCGTTTCAAGGCAGGGAATCCGGTATGAAGCAGCAGGCGGGGATTGGCATTCTTTTGGCGCTTACTACGGCAATATGCTGGGGCGCATTACCGATTGCCATGAAACAGGTTCTGGAAGTTATGGAACCACCTACCGTCGTGTTCTACCGATTTTTGATGGCGAGCTGTGGTCTTGGCCTCATTCTGACATGGAAGCGCAAACTGCCTTCTCTGCAGATTTTCCGCAATCCACGCTGGTTGGTATTGCTGCTCATCGCTACCGGTGGGCTGTTCGGTAATTTCGTGTTGTTTAGCTCATCGCTTCAGTACGTTAGCCCAACGGCATCGCAGGTGATAGGCCAACTCTCGCCTGTCGGCATGATGATTGCCAGCGTCTTTATCCTTAAAGAGAAGATGCGCGGCACGCAGATAATCGGCGCTATCATGCTTATCTGTGGCTTGCTGATGTTTTTCAACACCAGCCTGCTCGAAATTTTTACTCGTCTAACTGACTATACCTGGGGCGTTATCTTCGGGGTGGGGGCGGCGATGGTTTGGGTGAGTTACGGCGTCGCGCAAAAGGTGTTATTGCGGCGAATGGGCTCACAGCAGATCCTCTTTTTATTGTACACTTTATGTACTATTGCATTGTTGCCGTTAGCGAAGCCTGAGGTTATCAGGCAACTGAGCGACTGGCAGCTAGCCTGTCTGATCTTCTGTGGTCTGAACACTCTGGTCGGTTATGGTGCCCTGGCGGAAGCCATGGCGCGCTGGCAGGCGGCGCAGGTGAGTGCGTTAGTGACGCTGACTCCCCTGTTTACACTGTTATTTTCAGATCTATTATCAATGGCCTGGCCCGATTTCTTCGCCCGACCGATGCTTAACCTATTAGGTTACCTCGGTGCGGTTATCGTGGTTGCGGGCGCGATGTATTCCGCCATTGGTCATCGTCTTTGGGGGCGGTGGCGTAAGCGTGAAACGGTTGTTCCGTTACCCCGCGCAGGCGAATGATTTACGGAGAGTAAAATGAAGTTTGTTGATGAAGCAACGATCCTGGCAGTCGCAGGTGATGGCGGTAATGGTTGCGTAAGCTTCCGCCGCGAAAAATATATCCCACGTGGCGGCCCTGATGGTGGCGACGGTGGTGATGGTGGTGACGTCTGGATG containing:
- the mlaC gene encoding phospholipid-binding protein MlaC: MFKRLLMVAMLVIAPLTAATAADQTNPYKLMNEAAQKTFDRLKTEQPKIRSNPNYLRDVVDQELLPYVQVKYAGALVLGRYYKDATPAQREAYFIAFREYLKQAYGQALAMYHGQTYQVAPEQSLGDATIVPIRVTINDPNGRPPVRLDFQWRKNTQTGNWQAYDMIAEGVSMITTKQNEWSDLLRTKGIDGLTAQLKAISAQPITLEQKK
- the sfsB gene encoding DNA-binding transcriptional regulator SfsB, producing MDKFIDWHPADIIAGLHKKGTSMAAESRKNGLSSSTLANVLSRPWPKGEVIIAKVLETEPWIIWPSRYHDPITHEFIDRTKAMRRSVEAK
- the ibaG gene encoding BolA family iron metabolism protein IbaG, with amino-acid sequence MENNEIQTVLMNALSLQEVLVSGDGSHFQVIAVGEMFDGMSRVKKQQTIYGPLMEYLADNRIHALSIKAYTPQEWARDRKLNGF
- the mlaD gene encoding outer membrane lipid asymmetry maintenance protein MlaD, coding for MQTKKSEIWVGIFLLVALLAALFVCLKAADVSSMKSAPTYRVYATFDNIGGLKSRSPVRIGGVVIGRVADISLDPKTYLPRVAIDIEDSYDHIPDTSSLAIRTSGLLGEQYLALNVGFEDPELGTSILKDGSIIQDTKSAMVLEDLIGQFLYNSKGSDNQNSGDAKTSTDEHTDTAAPATGSTN
- the murA gene encoding UDP-N-acetylglucosamine 1-carboxyvinyltransferase; the protein is MDKFRVQGPTRLQGEVTISGAKNAALPILFAALLAEDPVEIQNVPKLKDVDTSMKLLTQLGAKVERNGSVWIDASSVNVFCAPYDLVKTMRASIWALGPLVARFGQGQVSLPGGCTIGARPVDLHISGLEQLGAEIKLEEGYVKASVNGRLKGAHIVMDMVSVGATVTIMAAATLAEGTTVIENAAREPEIVDTANFLNAMGAKVTGQGTDRITIEGVKRLGGGVYRVLPDRIETGTFLVAAAISGGKIVCRNAKPDTLDAVLAKLREAGADIEVGEDWVSLDMHGKRPKAVNVRTAPHPAFPTDMQAQFTLLNLVAEGTGVITETVFENRFMHIPELIRMGARAEIESNTAICHGVEQLSGAQVMATDLRASASLVLAGCIAQGTTIVDRIYHIDRGYERIEDKLSALGANIERIKGE
- a CDS encoding DMT family transporter, with the translated sequence MKQQAGIGILLALTTAICWGALPIAMKQVLEVMEPPTVVFYRFLMASCGLGLILTWKRKLPSLQIFRNPRWLVLLLIATGGLFGNFVLFSSSLQYVSPTASQVIGQLSPVGMMIASVFILKEKMRGTQIIGAIMLICGLLMFFNTSLLEIFTRLTDYTWGVIFGVGAAMVWVSYGVAQKVLLRRMGSQQILFLLYTLCTIALLPLAKPEVIRQLSDWQLACLIFCGLNTLVGYGALAEAMARWQAAQVSALVTLTPLFTLLFSDLLSMAWPDFFARPMLNLLGYLGAVIVVAGAMYSAIGHRLWGRWRKRETVVPLPRAGE
- the rpmA gene encoding 50S ribosomal protein L27, giving the protein MAHKKAGGSTRNGRDSEAKRLGVKRFGGESVLAGSIIVRQRGTQFHAGSNVGCGKDHTLFAKADGKVKFEVKGPKNRRFISIVAE
- the ispB gene encoding octaprenyl diphosphate synthase, with translation MNLQQINELTAQDMAGVNATILEQLNSDVQLINQLGYYIVSGGGKRIRPMIAVLAARAVGYQGNAHVNIAALIEFIHTATLLHDDVVDESDMRRGKATANAAFGNAASVLVGDFIYTRAFQMMTSLGSLKVLEVMSEAVNVIAEGEVLQLMNVNDADITEENYMRVIYSKTARLFEAAAQCSGLLANCTSEQEKGLQDYGRYLGTAFQLIDDLLDYSADGETLGKNVGDDLNEGKPTLPLLHAMRNGTPEQALMIRGAIEQGNGRHLLEPVLEAMAACGSLEWTRQRAEEEADKAIAALSPLPDTQYREALIALAHIAVQRDR
- the rplU gene encoding 50S ribosomal protein L21; its protein translation is MYAVFQSGGKQHRVSEGQTIRLEKLDIATGESIEFAEVLMIANGEEVKIGVPFVDGGVIKAEVVAHGRGEKVKIVKFRRRKHYRKQQGHRQWFTDVKITGISA
- the mlaB gene encoding lipid asymmetry maintenance protein MlaB, which codes for MAEQLSWTREGERLALHGELDQDFLVSLWDARKDATQGVSVIDLSGLSRVDTAGLALLVHLVDLIRAEGRTASLEGVSEKVATLKGLYNLPEDMIP